Proteins encoded together in one Thermococcus gammatolerans EJ3 window:
- a CDS encoding NTP transferase domain-containing protein: MIIIMAGGRSSRIGREKPVLKVGGVPMLLRVYREAEKVGETLVALSKNTPKTRELCLRERIPFVETPGNGYVEDVKWLLHEFGPFISVSADLPFIKASDIARISEAFDRKTSLTGVLPLKLVPKDLKPVVYRGYAIVGLNAVGIEGERFFELNNPLLALNVNTPGELKLADKIARLVGR, translated from the coding sequence ATGATAATCATCATGGCCGGTGGACGTTCGAGCAGGATAGGACGGGAAAAGCCCGTTTTAAAGGTCGGCGGAGTGCCGATGCTCCTTCGCGTTTACCGCGAGGCCGAGAAGGTCGGTGAAACCCTCGTCGCCCTCTCCAAGAACACGCCGAAGACGAGGGAGCTGTGCCTCCGCGAGAGAATTCCTTTCGTTGAGACGCCCGGAAACGGTTACGTTGAGGACGTTAAGTGGCTCCTCCACGAGTTCGGGCCGTTCATCAGTGTCTCCGCGGATTTACCTTTCATCAAGGCGAGTGACATAGCGCGGATTTCAGAGGCCTTTGACAGGAAAACAAGCCTTACCGGTGTTCTACCACTAAAGCTGGTTCCGAAGGATTTGAAGCCAGTCGTTTACAGGGGCTACGCGATAGTTGGCCTTAACGCCGTCGGAATCGAGGGCGAGCGGTTCTTTGAGCTGAACAACCCGTTGCTCGCTTTGAACGTCAACACGCCGGGGGAGTTAAAGCTCGCGGATAAAATAGCGAGGCTGGTGGGAAGGTGA
- a CDS encoding MJ1477/TM1410 family putative glycoside hydrolase, with the protein MRYWTIITILMILLAFALACISQGDNVQTPSLTPSMTQNATSSVHTSTSAMEMTLTSSRAGWVENSTQTPSSPRLSDTASPLGGSSVNLQNGTSTLSPAGGLNSTENSESLSLSSVRSWACWLQNASPEVIAESGFDLVVMDYSRDGSDETAYTREGIEGIKRAGIIPIAYISIGEAEDYRFYWNESWKENPPAWLGPENPDWEGNYAVRYWDEEWKEIVFRYLDRIIAQGFMGVYLDKVDEYWFWAESYNESWTAERMIELILEIANYTRSKAGRDFIIIPQNGEYLLEYDNGTLLATVSGWASEDVFYNGLEPSPWTAEKVPPLKKVVNAGKPVFVVDYVDDGTGSEENLARILDFIDKARRAGFIPYATFEDRELDRLDVIPGIQPPK; encoded by the coding sequence ATGCGCTACTGGACGATTATCACGATCCTGATGATCCTCCTCGCCTTTGCTTTGGCCTGCATCTCCCAGGGCGATAACGTCCAAACCCCCTCCTTGACTCCCAGCATGACCCAAAATGCTACGTCAAGTGTCCACACCTCAACTTCAGCTATGGAAATGACTCTAACATCCTCTCGAGCGGGGTGGGTAGAAAATTCAACTCAAACTCCTTCAAGCCCACGGCTCAGTGATACCGCTTCCCCTCTAGGCGGTTCGAGTGTTAACCTTCAGAACGGAACCTCCACCCTAAGTCCCGCCGGCGGTCTGAACTCCACTGAGAACTCCGAAAGTTTGTCCCTCTCCTCCGTGAGGAGCTGGGCCTGCTGGCTTCAGAACGCGAGTCCAGAGGTTATAGCCGAGAGCGGATTTGATTTGGTCGTGATGGACTACTCCCGGGACGGGAGCGACGAGACGGCCTATACAAGGGAGGGGATAGAGGGGATTAAAAGAGCAGGCATAATTCCGATTGCCTACATCAGCATTGGCGAGGCCGAGGACTATCGCTTTTACTGGAACGAGAGCTGGAAGGAGAACCCGCCGGCGTGGCTCGGCCCTGAGAATCCCGACTGGGAGGGCAACTATGCCGTCAGGTACTGGGACGAGGAATGGAAGGAAATCGTCTTCCGCTACCTCGACAGAATCATCGCCCAGGGCTTTATGGGCGTATACCTCGACAAGGTCGACGAGTACTGGTTCTGGGCGGAAAGCTACAATGAGAGCTGGACGGCGGAGCGGATGATCGAACTCATTCTCGAAATCGCCAACTACACGCGCTCTAAAGCCGGACGGGATTTCATAATAATTCCCCAGAACGGCGAATACCTGCTCGAATATGACAACGGGACGCTTCTTGCCACCGTTTCAGGCTGGGCGAGTGAGGACGTCTTTTACAACGGTCTCGAGCCGAGTCCTTGGACGGCCGAAAAGGTCCCCCCCCTCAAAAAGGTCGTCAACGCTGGAAAGCCCGTCTTCGTGGTTGATTACGTTGATGATGGCACGGGAAGCGAGGAAAACCTCGCTAGAATTCTCGACTTCATAGACAAGGCCAGGAGAGCGGGGTTTATCCCATACGCGACTTTCGAAGATAGAGAACTGGACAGACTCGACGTGATTCCAGGTATTCAGCCCCCGAAGTAA